A genomic stretch from Microcebus murinus isolate Inina chromosome 11, M.murinus_Inina_mat1.0, whole genome shotgun sequence includes:
- the FTMT gene encoding ferritin, mitochondrial, with product MLSCFRLLSKHPSPSLVSLRSAPRGFPLPPRWAPALPAGPPPAAPRRPLAAASSRGPACPAKTPSGVRQNFHPDSEAAINRQINLELYASYVYLSMAYYFSRDDVALNNFSRYFLHQSREETEHAEKLMRLQNQRGGRIRLQDIKKPDQDDWENGLHAMECALLLEKNVNQSLLDLHALASDKGDPHLCDFLETHYLNEQVKSIKELGDYVHNLVKMGAPHSQLGEYLFDKHTLGNEKKQN from the coding sequence ATGCTGTCCTGTTTCAGGCTCCTCTCCAAGCACCCCAGCCCTTCGCTGGTGTCGCTGCGCAGTGCACCCCGCGGCTTCCCGCTCCCGCCTCGCTGGGCCCCCGCGCTCCCCGCCGGCCCCCCGCCGGCCGCCCCCCGCCGCCCGCtggccgccgcctcctcccgggGCCCCGCCTGTCCCGCCAAGACCCCCTCCGGGGTGCGCCAGAACTTCCACCCCGACTCCGAGGCCGCCATCAACCGCCAGATCAACCTGGAGCTCTACGCGTCCTACGTGTACTTGTCCATGGCCTACTACTTCTCCCGCGATGACGTGGCCTTGAACAACTTCTCCAGGTACTTCCTGCACCAGTCCCGGGAGGAGACGGAGCACGCAGAGAAGCTGATGAGGCTGCAGAACCAGCGAGGAGGCCGCATCCGCCTGCAGGACATCAAGAAGCCCGACCAGGACGACTGGGAAAACGGGCTGCACGCCATGGAGTGCGCCCTGCTCTTAGAAAAGAACGTGAACCAGTCGTTGCTGGACCTGCACGCTCTGGCCTCTGACAAGGGCGACCCCCATTTGTGCGACTTCCTGGAAACCCACTACCTGAACGAGCAGGTGAAGTCTATCAAAGAACTAGGTGACTATGTGCACAACCTAGTTAAGATGGGCGCCCCGCATTCTCAACTGGGCGAGTACCTTTTTGACAAACATActcttggaaatgaaaagaagcaGAACTAA